Proteins encoded within one genomic window of Microbacterium sp. zg-B185:
- a CDS encoding thiamine pyrophosphate-binding protein encodes MGQITVAQAIARLLEKMGTEVAFGLNGHGNWALLDALVHDTKIHTVNTRSEDHAVELADGYWRRKRSVPLPIVTTSVGPGNMNTVPPIATAFYESIGMLLIAGVGATHWFDRGGIEEFYRHGPEDWAGVMRPITKKSVMVTRPDTAIDMFLRAYQTAHTGRPGPVVLAIPYDIQNTLISDELPDPRPYMAHRPPAPDPSGIADAIRVLQKAERPLLVVGSGIANSRAWDALREYAEATGTPVAVTSAGKAAFPEDHRLSVGGIGRAGTGHGNDAARRADVVIGIGTHFTDIDTGAWTLFDIPTNTKLIHIDIDPTELGRAYPTEVALFSDARLGLEALTRAAREAGLTEREAWTTELTAKGAEWFESTQDMRNSEIAPIHYARITWDTGQVVAEKCPNASIHFDTGNMLSFGPSFLPASSRNVVHSSYMHRMGWSAASVLGASLASGKGPAIAMLGDGAFLMRATVVPTAVELGLPIIWIVFDNRSLQIERETMLRLFGRESLCDYRKEGEQALWGPDYVAMAKAMGAEGVNISHPDDFKPALEAALESGRPTLINIETEIETPQWRAIWYPYPDNFDATWKAGPLDESAAQH; translated from the coding sequence ATGGGACAGATCACTGTTGCACAGGCGATTGCTCGCCTGCTGGAAAAGATGGGCACGGAGGTCGCTTTCGGCCTGAACGGCCACGGCAACTGGGCCCTCTTGGACGCACTCGTGCACGACACAAAGATACACACGGTCAACACGCGCAGCGAGGACCACGCGGTGGAACTCGCTGACGGCTACTGGCGTCGCAAGCGCTCAGTGCCGCTGCCGATCGTGACCACGAGTGTGGGACCGGGAAACATGAATACGGTCCCGCCCATCGCGACTGCGTTCTACGAGTCGATCGGCATGCTCCTGATTGCGGGCGTTGGCGCCACGCACTGGTTCGACCGGGGTGGCATCGAAGAGTTCTACCGCCACGGGCCCGAGGACTGGGCGGGCGTTATGCGACCCATTACGAAGAAGTCTGTCATGGTCACGCGACCCGACACGGCGATTGACATGTTCCTTCGCGCCTACCAGACCGCGCACACCGGTCGCCCGGGTCCGGTCGTACTGGCAATCCCTTACGACATCCAGAACACCCTCATCTCGGATGAACTGCCCGACCCGCGGCCCTACATGGCGCACCGCCCGCCGGCACCGGACCCCAGTGGCATCGCCGACGCAATCAGGGTGCTGCAGAAGGCCGAGCGCCCGCTGCTGGTTGTTGGTAGTGGCATCGCGAACTCCCGCGCGTGGGATGCACTGCGCGAGTATGCAGAGGCGACCGGCACGCCGGTCGCCGTTACCTCGGCAGGCAAGGCGGCCTTCCCCGAAGACCACCGCCTGTCGGTGGGGGGCATCGGTCGCGCCGGCACCGGACACGGGAACGACGCGGCACGCCGCGCGGATGTAGTGATCGGTATTGGAACGCACTTCACCGATATCGACACCGGTGCGTGGACACTTTTCGACATTCCGACCAACACCAAGCTGATCCACATCGACATCGACCCGACGGAACTCGGCCGGGCCTACCCGACCGAGGTGGCGCTGTTCTCGGATGCTCGACTGGGGCTCGAGGCGCTCACCCGCGCCGCACGTGAGGCGGGGCTGACCGAGCGCGAGGCGTGGACGACAGAACTCACCGCAAAGGGTGCCGAGTGGTTCGAGAGCACGCAGGACATGCGTAACTCGGAAATTGCGCCCATCCACTACGCACGTATTACGTGGGACACAGGCCAGGTCGTGGCAGAGAAGTGCCCCAATGCGTCGATCCACTTCGACACCGGCAACATGCTGAGCTTCGGTCCTTCCTTCCTTCCTGCGTCGTCACGGAATGTCGTGCACAGCAGCTACATGCATCGCATGGGCTGGAGTGCAGCATCCGTGCTTGGCGCAAGCCTTGCCAGCGGCAAGGGGCCGGCCATCGCCATGCTCGGTGACGGGGCATTCCTGATGCGCGCGACCGTCGTGCCGACGGCGGTCGAGCTGGGCCTGCCGATCATCTGGATCGTGTTCGATAACCGTTCGCTGCAGATCGAGCGCGAAACAATGTTGCGCTTGTTCGGCCGCGAGTCGCTCTGCGATTACCGCAAGGAGGGCGAGCAAGCCCTCTGGGGTCCGGACTACGTCGCGATGGCGAAGGCAATGGGCGCCGAAGGCGTGAACATTTCCCACCCAGACGACTTCAAGCCGGCGCTCGAAGCGGCGCTTGAGAGCGGTCGTCCGACGCTGATCAACATCGAGACCGAGATCGAAACGCCGCAGTGGCGAGCGATCTGGTACCCGTACCCGGACAACTTCGATGCCACTTGGAAGGCGGGCCCGCTCGACGAGTCCGCCGCACAGCACTGA
- a CDS encoding NAD-dependent succinate-semialdehyde dehydrogenase has protein sequence MTLDLALSDPSLLREECLIGGDWITADDGTVRTVADPATGEAVGTVPNLGAGETARAIAAAEAALPAWRSLLAKERSNLLRRWFDLIIEHQEDVAKILTAEQGKPLREARAEVVSGAAFIEWFAEEARRAYGDVIPSPAHDRRIIVIKQPVGVCAAITPWNFPNTIITRKAGAALAAGCTMIVRPASNTPFSALVLGELAQRAGIPAGVLNVITGDARAMGAELTSSPLVRKLSFTGSTHTGSTLMAQSAGTVKKLALELGGNAPFIVFDDADIDAAVEGALASKFRNVGQACVGANRFYVHDAVYDEFASKLVERVRKLRVGPGIDPETTVGPLIDVAAVQKVESHIADAVKKGAKVAIGGRRHALGRSFFEPTVLTEVPADAELATDETFGPLAPLFRFNSEGELIAAANNTEYGLASYVYSRDIGRVWRVAEALETGMVGVNVGLMASEVVPFGGIKQSGFGREGSSYGLEDYLDVKYICMGGL, from the coding sequence ATGACGCTGGATCTTGCACTGAGTGATCCGTCTCTCTTGCGCGAGGAGTGCCTCATCGGCGGTGACTGGATCACCGCCGATGACGGCACGGTTCGCACAGTGGCGGACCCGGCGACCGGGGAGGCTGTCGGAACAGTCCCGAACCTCGGTGCGGGCGAGACCGCACGGGCAATTGCAGCGGCTGAGGCTGCGCTTCCTGCCTGGCGGTCGCTCCTTGCGAAGGAGCGAAGCAATCTGCTCCGCCGGTGGTTCGACCTCATCATCGAGCACCAGGAGGATGTTGCAAAGATCCTCACCGCGGAGCAGGGCAAACCGTTGCGGGAGGCCCGTGCCGAAGTCGTGAGCGGGGCAGCGTTCATCGAGTGGTTCGCCGAGGAGGCGCGCCGCGCCTATGGCGACGTCATCCCGTCCCCCGCCCATGACCGGCGCATCATCGTGATCAAGCAACCCGTCGGCGTTTGCGCCGCGATCACGCCGTGGAACTTTCCCAACACCATCATCACTCGCAAAGCTGGCGCGGCGCTCGCCGCCGGCTGCACGATGATCGTGCGACCGGCGAGTAACACTCCGTTCTCGGCACTCGTGCTGGGTGAACTCGCGCAGCGGGCGGGTATCCCCGCAGGGGTGCTCAACGTCATCACCGGCGATGCCCGGGCAATGGGTGCCGAACTGACAAGCAGCCCGCTGGTCCGCAAACTGTCGTTCACGGGATCGACGCATACCGGCAGCACGCTGATGGCGCAGAGCGCGGGCACGGTGAAGAAACTTGCCCTTGAACTCGGCGGCAATGCACCGTTCATCGTGTTCGACGACGCAGACATCGATGCGGCAGTGGAGGGCGCTCTGGCGTCCAAATTCCGTAATGTGGGGCAGGCATGCGTGGGGGCGAACCGCTTCTACGTGCACGACGCGGTTTACGACGAGTTCGCGAGCAAGCTCGTGGAGCGGGTCCGGAAGTTGCGCGTCGGCCCGGGTATCGACCCTGAAACGACGGTCGGCCCACTCATCGATGTCGCGGCGGTGCAGAAAGTCGAAAGCCATATTGCTGACGCGGTCAAGAAGGGTGCAAAGGTCGCCATCGGTGGGCGGCGCCATGCGCTCGGCCGGTCGTTCTTCGAACCGACCGTGCTCACCGAGGTCCCGGCCGACGCGGAACTTGCCACGGACGAAACGTTTGGCCCGCTCGCACCACTGTTTCGGTTCAACAGTGAGGGGGAGTTGATTGCCGCGGCAAACAACACCGAGTACGGCCTCGCCTCCTACGTGTACAGCCGCGACATCGGCCGAGTCTGGCGTGTCGCTGAGGCGCTGGAGACGGGGATGGTGGGGGTCAACGTCGGCCTGATGGCCAGCGAGGTTGTGCCATTCGGTGGCATCAAACAGTCTGGTTTCGGACGCGAGGGCTCCTCGTATGGGCTCGAGGATTACCTCGACGTCAAGTACATCTGCATGGGTGGGCTATGA
- a CDS encoding thiolase family protein, translated as MREAVIVEAVRTPIGRRGGGMSEIHPVDMSAHVLISLISRTGIAPSDVDDVVWGCVTQLGDQSGNVGRFAVLAAGWPEEIPGVTVNRACGSSQQAVEFAAMGIMSGRYDVVVAGGVETMSRVPLGATRAVGFPYGPAMSARYPGVTFEQGAGAEMMAERWNLSREQLDEFALQSHRRAGDATSAGAFDGQLVPMSDVSDLRSDEGIRPDSSMEKLAGLRTVFKDDGVVTAGNSSQISDGAAALLMMTPERAAELGLTPLARVHSGVAVGADPAIVLSGPIAATQKLIARSGVALEDVGVFEVNEAFATVPLAWLADTGADPSKLNPLGGAIAVGHPLGASGAILMTRMIHHMKAEGLRYGVQTVCEAGGTANATLIELIEKGTSR; from the coding sequence ATGCGCGAGGCAGTAATCGTCGAGGCCGTCCGCACACCGATCGGGCGGCGCGGCGGGGGTATGTCAGAGATCCACCCGGTGGACATGTCCGCGCACGTGCTGATTAGCCTTATTTCCCGCACCGGCATTGCGCCGAGCGACGTCGACGATGTCGTGTGGGGGTGCGTGACACAGCTGGGTGACCAGTCGGGCAACGTCGGACGCTTCGCCGTGCTCGCCGCGGGCTGGCCGGAGGAGATCCCCGGCGTCACTGTCAACCGAGCTTGCGGTTCGAGCCAGCAGGCGGTGGAGTTCGCCGCCATGGGTATCATGTCGGGCCGGTACGACGTCGTCGTCGCGGGTGGTGTCGAAACCATGAGTCGCGTGCCGCTCGGTGCGACCCGGGCAGTCGGCTTTCCCTATGGTCCCGCCATGAGTGCCCGCTATCCGGGTGTCACATTCGAACAAGGCGCCGGAGCAGAGATGATGGCCGAGCGCTGGAATCTGTCCAGGGAACAGCTTGACGAGTTCGCTCTCCAATCACACCGGCGGGCTGGCGATGCGACGTCGGCCGGGGCCTTCGATGGACAACTCGTCCCGATGAGCGATGTCTCCGACCTTCGAAGCGATGAAGGTATTCGTCCCGACAGCTCCATGGAGAAGCTTGCCGGTCTAAGAACTGTGTTCAAGGATGACGGCGTGGTCACTGCCGGCAACTCCTCGCAGATCTCGGATGGCGCGGCGGCTCTGCTGATGATGACGCCAGAGCGCGCAGCCGAACTCGGGCTCACGCCTCTGGCGCGAGTGCACTCTGGGGTTGCGGTCGGAGCGGACCCTGCGATAGTCCTGTCTGGGCCCATCGCAGCGACGCAAAAGTTGATCGCTCGCAGCGGGGTCGCTTTGGAGGATGTGGGTGTGTTCGAGGTGAACGAGGCCTTTGCTACCGTCCCCCTCGCCTGGCTCGCCGACACCGGTGCAGACCCGAGCAAGCTCAACCCCCTGGGCGGTGCGATCGCGGTCGGACACCCCCTCGGCGCATCTGGAGCAATCCTGATGACGCGGATGATCCACCACATGAAAGCCGAAGGATTGCGCTACGGCGTCCAGACCGTGTGCGAGGCGGGCGGGACAGCCAACGCGACTCTCATCGAACTGATCGAGAAGGGGACGAGCCGATGA
- a CDS encoding SDR family NAD(P)-dependent oxidoreductase, translating to MRIDGSVVAITGGASGLGLATARSILQRGGRVALLDLPTSAGLEVAAELGERAVFAPADILDDAAVNSAFDAAQGLGTLRGVVHCAGRGGDRLRILDREGIPADFQSFENVIRINLFGTYNILRLGAARLAVNDIADGDRGTIVLTASVAAFDGQIGQTAYAASKAAVHGMTLVAARDLASRQIRVNTIAPGTFDTPMLARLRADIRKDLENTVPHPKRLGGPEDYAHLAVAILENSYLNGETIRLDGAIRMPPR from the coding sequence ATGAGAATCGACGGAAGCGTCGTCGCGATAACGGGCGGCGCATCGGGCCTCGGCTTGGCCACGGCGCGTTCTATCCTCCAGCGGGGTGGTCGGGTCGCATTGCTTGACCTTCCGACCTCTGCGGGTCTCGAGGTTGCTGCAGAACTCGGCGAAAGGGCTGTCTTTGCACCTGCGGACATCCTGGATGACGCGGCGGTGAATTCCGCGTTCGACGCTGCGCAGGGCTTGGGGACTCTGCGCGGGGTCGTGCACTGCGCAGGCCGTGGCGGAGACCGGCTCAGAATCCTTGATCGTGAGGGTATCCCCGCCGACTTCCAGAGCTTTGAAAACGTCATCCGGATCAACCTGTTCGGTACATACAACATCCTTCGGCTGGGCGCCGCGCGTCTCGCTGTGAACGACATTGCCGATGGAGATCGCGGGACGATCGTGCTCACGGCATCGGTCGCGGCGTTCGACGGCCAGATCGGCCAAACCGCATACGCAGCATCGAAGGCTGCAGTACATGGGATGACACTCGTGGCCGCTCGCGATCTCGCGAGCCGTCAGATCCGCGTGAACACGATTGCCCCGGGTACTTTCGACACTCCCATGCTGGCTCGCCTGCGCGCGGACATCCGGAAGGACCTGGAGAACACCGTGCCACACCCGAAGCGGCTGGGCGGTCCCGAGGACTACGCACACCTTGCGGTGGCGATCCTCGAGAACTCCTATCTCAACGGTGAGACCATCCGTCTCGACGGCGCAATTCGGATGCCTCCGCGATGA
- a CDS encoding DUF4286 family protein, translated as MSEPAVLFLRVPPISADRAEEYESWYDTIHIPYRMKIPGFAGAQRWECVSGHPRYFVFYELDSVDAMAAPEYLALRRWEAEQPADSFEGPGSSRPGFERGVYEQRHGVSWPEVPENAGAILIVGYTPDDSAADAFVDWLDGAHVPLANAVPGVEAVRIMQLTAKDLGPEAGMRTERPSVLTIYYLADLDIAQSDKLTAIIHHAREQVGSDTEPYELLGRRVFTISRT; from the coding sequence ATGAGTGAGCCAGCAGTTCTCTTTCTCCGCGTACCGCCGATTTCGGCGGACCGCGCCGAGGAGTACGAGTCGTGGTACGACACGATCCACATCCCCTACCGCATGAAGATTCCCGGCTTTGCTGGGGCACAGCGGTGGGAGTGCGTCTCTGGCCACCCGCGGTACTTCGTGTTCTACGAGCTCGATTCGGTCGACGCCATGGCCGCCCCGGAGTACCTCGCATTGCGTCGCTGGGAGGCAGAGCAGCCCGCGGACTCGTTCGAGGGCCCCGGCAGCAGCCGACCCGGCTTTGAGCGCGGGGTGTACGAGCAACGACACGGCGTCTCATGGCCGGAGGTTCCGGAAAATGCGGGGGCGATTCTCATCGTCGGCTATACGCCGGATGACTCTGCGGCAGATGCATTTGTCGACTGGCTCGATGGTGCCCATGTTCCGCTGGCAAACGCAGTGCCGGGGGTAGAGGCGGTGCGCATCATGCAGCTCACGGCCAAGGACTTGGGCCCGGAGGCCGGCATGCGCACGGAGCGACCCAGCGTCCTGACGATCTACTACCTCGCAGATCTCGATATAGCGCAGTCCGACAAACTCACCGCAATCATCCACCATGCCCGGGAGCAAGTGGGTTCCGACACCGAACCATACGAGTTGCTCGGGCGTCGCGTCTTCACGATTTCCCGGACCTGA
- a CDS encoding acyl-CoA dehydrogenase family protein — MDFDLDDDQKAFRVMVRDFATRELADGALERAHSSDYPFDVAVKLADLGLIGITVGAESGGGGGTLMDAVIAIEQVAAVCPRSADVLQAGNFGAIRVLAQYGTDDQRERYLKPLLAGDGLICVAMTEADAGSAATDLTTTATPDGDGFRINGSKIFTTHGLHASVFLVYVRFGPGIDGIGSVLIDRGAEGFSFGKPANFLGGEEWNPLFFDNVYIPAENVLLGPGGFKSQMSGFNVERIGNSARSLALGRYAFDLARDHALVRQQFGRPLAEFQGLQWKFADMKVKLDAAELLLYRAATNADDGFPSAEETAIAKIMCNRTGFEVANEALQVMGGTGYSDETLVEYCLRRTRGWMIAGGTIEMLQNRIAESVFDRRFSQRPPREVS; from the coding sequence ATGGACTTCGACCTTGACGACGATCAGAAGGCGTTTCGTGTCATGGTGCGCGATTTTGCCACACGTGAGCTCGCAGACGGAGCGCTGGAACGCGCCCACTCCAGCGATTACCCGTTCGACGTAGCAGTGAAGCTCGCTGATCTTGGACTCATCGGGATCACCGTTGGCGCTGAGTCAGGTGGTGGCGGCGGCACGTTGATGGACGCCGTGATCGCGATCGAGCAGGTCGCCGCCGTGTGCCCTCGATCGGCGGATGTGCTGCAGGCCGGCAACTTCGGAGCGATCCGAGTGCTCGCCCAGTACGGAACGGACGATCAGAGGGAGCGCTACCTCAAGCCGCTCTTGGCTGGCGACGGTCTCATCTGCGTCGCGATGACTGAAGCTGATGCAGGTTCTGCGGCGACAGACCTGACGACGACGGCGACACCTGACGGCGATGGGTTCCGCATCAACGGCAGTAAGATCTTCACAACCCACGGATTGCACGCGTCGGTCTTCTTGGTCTACGTGCGGTTCGGCCCCGGGATCGACGGCATCGGCTCCGTCCTGATCGACCGCGGCGCCGAAGGCTTCAGCTTCGGCAAACCGGCCAACTTCCTCGGTGGGGAGGAGTGGAACCCGCTGTTCTTCGACAATGTGTACATCCCGGCGGAGAACGTCCTACTCGGCCCGGGCGGCTTCAAATCGCAGATGTCTGGATTCAACGTCGAACGCATCGGCAACAGTGCGCGGTCGCTGGCCTTGGGCCGGTACGCGTTTGACCTGGCGCGTGACCACGCGCTGGTCCGCCAGCAGTTCGGTCGGCCGCTTGCCGAGTTCCAGGGCCTGCAGTGGAAGTTTGCAGACATGAAGGTCAAGTTGGATGCCGCGGAGTTGTTGCTCTATCGTGCCGCAACGAATGCCGACGATGGATTCCCCTCGGCAGAAGAGACCGCGATCGCGAAGATCATGTGCAACCGCACCGGCTTCGAGGTCGCGAACGAGGCGCTCCAGGTCATGGGCGGCACGGGCTATAGCGATGAGACGCTCGTCGAGTATTGCTTGCGCCGCACACGCGGATGGATGATTGCTGGCGGAACGATTGAGATGCTGCAGAACCGCATCGCGGAATCCGTGTTCGATCGCCGCTTCTCGCAGCGGCCGCCGCGCGAGGTGAGTTGA
- a CDS encoding acetate--CoA ligase family protein produces MDAIDRRVFDAIFTPSSIALIGASGDAKKNTARPQRMLRDHGYQGRILPINPTRSEVMGERAYPSVLDAPGDIDHAFIMVPAPAVLDAVIQCGQRGIPVATVYTDGFAEISAEGAALQDEIARVARESGMRLLGPNCSGIYSSKPRVALSVNAAIEKLDITPGPLAIISQSGSMTGGLVSRGLGRGVGFSRVVSIGNESDLATGELVDWLVDDPETGAILLFIETLRDADRLALAARRAIDAGKPVIAYKVGRSDLGRDLAASHTGAIASADEVADAHFRANGILRVDNLEAMFELPAMLTGHRPSARHRVAVMSTTGGGAATVVDRLGTLGVEVVAPTDQVVDNLAAQGVSIPRGKLTDLTNAGTKAEIYGAVLDELLASDHCDLVLAVAGSSAQFYPEITVGPAVRADRHGKPLAMFIAPHAERALQQLAEAGAAGFRTPEATADAIHAWSQWNEPVAPAQPDPAIRDAVRAVLNGVASGQLSEWDSTSVLSATGIPFAPTAVLRGANDVAQLAFPVVAKVLSADIAHKTDAGGVIVGIQDLDALVQAAAEIRRRVAESRPDAAVDGILVQQMEKGLAEVILGFRRDPLMGPVVVLGMGGVLAELYGDAAIRLAPVTLAEARAMVDEVRGLAVIRGYRSLPKGDRDALEAAIIAMSQLASVAEPVIAEAEINPLLVRADGQGVVAVDGLVVLA; encoded by the coding sequence GTGGACGCGATCGACCGTCGCGTGTTCGACGCGATCTTCACCCCGTCTTCGATTGCGCTGATCGGCGCCTCGGGCGACGCGAAGAAGAACACGGCGCGACCACAGCGCATGCTCCGCGATCACGGCTACCAGGGCCGCATTCTCCCGATCAACCCGACTCGCAGTGAGGTGATGGGGGAGCGCGCCTACCCGTCCGTGCTGGACGCACCGGGTGACATCGATCACGCCTTCATCATGGTGCCGGCACCGGCCGTGCTTGACGCGGTCATCCAGTGCGGGCAGCGTGGAATCCCGGTCGCCACGGTCTACACGGACGGCTTCGCCGAAATTAGCGCCGAGGGCGCGGCACTGCAGGATGAGATCGCGCGCGTCGCGCGCGAGAGCGGAATGCGGTTGCTCGGGCCGAACTGTTCGGGCATCTACAGCAGCAAGCCACGGGTCGCACTGTCCGTCAACGCCGCCATCGAGAAGTTGGACATCACCCCCGGGCCCCTCGCGATCATCTCGCAGTCCGGGAGCATGACCGGCGGTCTCGTCTCACGCGGCCTTGGCCGGGGGGTCGGTTTCTCTCGTGTCGTGTCAATCGGTAACGAATCTGACTTGGCCACAGGAGAGCTCGTCGACTGGCTTGTCGATGATCCCGAGACAGGCGCGATCTTGCTGTTTATCGAGACACTGCGCGACGCGGATCGACTGGCTCTGGCGGCGCGCCGGGCGATCGACGCGGGCAAGCCGGTGATCGCCTACAAGGTGGGTCGGTCAGACCTCGGGCGCGACCTTGCTGCCTCGCACACAGGTGCAATCGCCAGTGCAGATGAGGTGGCTGATGCGCATTTCCGTGCGAACGGCATTCTGCGCGTTGACAACCTCGAGGCAATGTTTGAATTGCCGGCGATGCTGACGGGTCACCGGCCATCCGCGAGACACCGAGTGGCCGTCATGTCCACGACGGGCGGCGGCGCCGCGACGGTCGTGGATCGCCTGGGCACACTGGGGGTAGAGGTTGTCGCCCCCACCGATCAAGTCGTTGACAATCTGGCAGCGCAGGGGGTGAGCATCCCGCGCGGGAAGCTCACCGACCTCACGAACGCAGGCACGAAGGCGGAGATCTACGGCGCAGTGCTGGACGAGCTCCTCGCGTCGGACCACTGCGATCTTGTACTGGCAGTCGCAGGGAGTTCGGCCCAGTTCTATCCGGAGATCACGGTCGGGCCCGCCGTGCGTGCAGACCGGCACGGCAAGCCCCTCGCGATGTTCATCGCGCCACACGCCGAGCGTGCCCTCCAACAACTTGCTGAAGCGGGTGCTGCAGGATTCCGCACGCCCGAGGCTACGGCGGACGCCATCCACGCGTGGTCACAGTGGAACGAGCCGGTGGCTCCGGCTCAACCGGACCCGGCCATCCGCGATGCCGTACGCGCAGTGCTGAACGGCGTTGCGTCGGGCCAGCTCAGTGAGTGGGATTCGACGAGTGTCCTGTCTGCGACGGGTATTCCCTTCGCTCCGACCGCGGTGCTCCGCGGTGCGAATGATGTTGCCCAGCTTGCATTCCCTGTTGTTGCCAAGGTGCTTTCGGCTGACATCGCTCATAAGACTGATGCGGGCGGCGTTATCGTCGGTATTCAGGATCTGGATGCACTGGTGCAAGCCGCAGCCGAGATCCGGCGCCGAGTCGCTGAGAGCCGGCCCGATGCGGCCGTTGACGGCATACTCGTGCAGCAAATGGAGAAGGGGCTCGCAGAAGTGATTCTCGGGTTCCGCCGGGATCCGCTGATGGGGCCAGTTGTGGTGCTCGGTATGGGGGGCGTCCTCGCGGAGCTCTACGGTGACGCGGCGATTCGACTCGCTCCCGTCACGCTGGCTGAGGCCCGGGCGATGGTCGATGAAGTACGCGGGCTGGCCGTTATCCGGGGCTACCGCTCGTTGCCGAAGGGTGATCGTGATGCGCTCGAGGCAGCGATCATTGCGATGTCGCAGCTGGCGTCGGTCGCAGAGCCGGTGATTGCAGAAGCAGAGATTAATCCTCTCTTGGTGCGTGCCGACGGCCAGGGTGTGGTCGCCGTGGATGGCTTGGTCGTCCTGGCTTAA
- a CDS encoding enoyl-CoA hydratase-related protein, whose translation MTAPSTDVTVSEARPGVFLIRIDRPERRNALNIAIKQAVADAVIELDQDPRAKAIVISGGPEYFVAGTDVAEMVSLTPTAHTVQVTDAMFTALRRCQTPLLAAIEGYALGGGMELALSCDLIIAGENAKLGQPEILVGVIPGAGGTQRLVRVLGKYRALSLLLTGAQISGREAFELGLISEVVPDTEATERSLAVATALVGMPPLAVQAILEVVDIGADLPLEGALLLERKAFQLLFDSTDQTEGMTAFLEKRRPKYTGR comes from the coding sequence ATGACAGCACCTTCAACAGACGTGACCGTTTCGGAGGCACGCCCAGGCGTGTTCCTCATTCGAATCGATCGCCCTGAACGCCGAAACGCCCTCAACATCGCGATCAAGCAGGCTGTCGCCGACGCCGTCATTGAACTCGACCAAGATCCGCGCGCCAAGGCCATCGTCATTTCCGGCGGGCCAGAATACTTTGTCGCCGGCACGGACGTCGCCGAGATGGTTTCGCTCACGCCAACGGCCCACACCGTGCAGGTGACCGACGCCATGTTCACAGCGCTGCGCCGCTGCCAGACGCCCTTGCTGGCGGCGATCGAGGGTTACGCTTTGGGCGGCGGGATGGAACTCGCGCTCAGCTGCGACCTGATCATCGCCGGAGAAAACGCCAAACTCGGGCAGCCGGAGATTCTGGTCGGCGTGATACCAGGCGCTGGTGGCACGCAACGCCTGGTCCGGGTGCTCGGCAAGTACCGTGCGCTCAGCCTCCTGCTCACGGGAGCGCAGATCAGTGGCCGCGAAGCATTCGAACTCGGCCTCATCTCGGAAGTCGTTCCCGACACTGAGGCGACAGAACGTTCGCTCGCGGTAGCGACCGCTCTCGTCGGGATGCCGCCGCTCGCGGTGCAGGCGATCTTGGAGGTCGTCGACATCGGTGCCGACCTGCCGCTGGAGGGTGCACTCCTATTGGAGCGAAAAGCATTCCAGCTCCTCTTCGACAGCACAGACCAGACCGAGGGCATGACGGCGTTCCTAGAGAAGCGCCGCCCAAAATACACGGGCCGATAG